A single genomic interval of Natranaerovirga pectinivora harbors:
- a CDS encoding ABC transporter permease — protein sequence MNKRLLSFPYILWIIVFTIVPIGAIFYYGLTVNTPEGLSFTFENIFKITEQVNWKSLRLASWLAFLSTVLCLLLAYPLALILAKNKVGRNSFILFIFVLPMWMNFLLRTYAWLTLLENNGVINSILRALHLPTIHIINTQNAVVLGMVYNFLPFMILPIYNVLVKIDSSLIEAAEDLGANKFQTFFKVIFPLSLPGVISGITMVFVPSVTTFVISNLLGGGKVLLIGNVIENQFKYTNNWHVGSGLSLVLMIFIFISMAVITRYDKNTEGAGLW from the coding sequence GTGAATAAACGCCTTTTAAGTTTTCCATATATTTTATGGATTATTGTTTTTACCATTGTTCCTATTGGTGCTATATTTTACTATGGTTTAACAGTAAACACGCCAGAAGGATTAAGTTTTACTTTTGAAAATATATTCAAAATTACAGAACAGGTAAATTGGAAGTCATTAAGACTAGCAAGTTGGCTTGCTTTTTTAAGTACGGTCTTATGCTTACTCCTTGCTTATCCGTTGGCATTGATTTTAGCTAAAAATAAAGTAGGAAGAAATAGTTTTATTTTATTTATTTTTGTTCTGCCTATGTGGATGAATTTTTTATTAAGAACATATGCTTGGTTAACCTTACTTGAGAATAATGGGGTCATTAACTCTATCCTTAGAGCATTACATCTTCCTACGATACATATTATTAACACTCAAAATGCCGTTGTATTAGGTATGGTATACAATTTTCTGCCTTTTATGATTCTTCCTATTTATAATGTCCTTGTTAAAATTGATTCTTCTCTAATAGAAGCGGCAGAAGATCTTGGTGCTAACAAATTTCAGACATTTTTTAAAGTAATATTTCCTTTAAGCTTACCAGGTGTGATTAGTGGTATTACTATGGTTTTTGTGCCTTCTGTAACGACATTTGTTATTTCCAATTTATTAGGTGGAGGAAAAGTGCTATTAATCGGTAATGTTATTGAAAATCAATTTAAGTATACAAACAATTGGCATGTTGGATCAGGTCTATCCTTGGTTCTTATGATTTTTATTTTTATCAGTATGG
- the potA gene encoding spermidine/putrescine ABC transporter ATP-binding protein, producing MNDKIIDLVNIAKSFDGTKVLENLNLYIRRNEFLTLLGPSGCGKTTTLRIIGGFESPDSGQVIFENKDITKAPPYERKVNTVFQKYALFPHLNIEENIAFGLKLKKMGQKEIKEKVEYVLNLVNLKGFEKRSINSLSGGQQQRIAIARAIVNEPEVLLLDEPLGALDLKLRQDMQLELKKLQRELGITFIYVTHDQEEALTMSDTIVVMNGGVIQQIGTPEDIYNEPKNAFVADFIGESNILEGKMIKDELVELFDVNLPCVDKGFGPNEIVDVVIRPEDVKLVHKDESPIKGRVTSTIFKGVHYEMTVQTIDFEWLVQSTKLFAVDTEVSIQVKPFNIHIMKKGGVISE from the coding sequence TTGAATGATAAAATTATAGATTTAGTCAATATAGCTAAATCATTTGACGGAACGAAGGTATTAGAGAATCTTAACCTTTATATAAGAAGAAATGAATTTTTAACATTACTTGGACCAAGTGGCTGTGGTAAAACCACTACTTTACGCATTATAGGTGGGTTTGAAAGCCCTGATAGTGGTCAAGTTATCTTTGAGAATAAAGATATAACAAAAGCCCCTCCTTATGAGAGAAAAGTGAATACGGTATTTCAAAAGTATGCATTGTTTCCACATTTAAATATAGAAGAGAATATTGCATTTGGATTAAAGTTAAAAAAGATGGGGCAAAAAGAGATAAAAGAAAAAGTAGAATATGTACTTAATCTAGTTAATCTAAAAGGATTTGAAAAACGTTCTATTAATTCATTAAGTGGTGGTCAACAACAAAGAATTGCTATAGCCAGAGCCATTGTAAATGAACCAGAGGTATTGCTATTAGATGAACCACTAGGGGCCCTAGACTTAAAATTAAGGCAAGATATGCAATTAGAACTTAAAAAGCTTCAAAGAGAGTTAGGCATTACATTTATTTATGTGACCCATGACCAAGAAGAAGCCCTTACGATGTCAGATACCATTGTGGTTATGAATGGAGGGGTTATACAACAAATAGGCACGCCAGAAGATATTTATAATGAGCCAAAGAATGCTTTTGTAGCGGACTTTATTGGTGAAAGCAATATATTAGAAGGTAAAATGATTAAAGATGAATTGGTAGAGTTATTTGATGTTAACCTTCCTTGTGTAGATAAAGGGTTTGGGCCAAATGAAATAGTGGATGTGGTTATAAGACCAGAGGATGTTAAGTTAGTACACAAGGACGAGAGCCCAATAAAAGGAAGGGTAACTTCTACAATATTTAAAGGTGTTCATTATGAAATGACAGTTCAAACAATAGATTTTGAGTGGCTTGTACAGAGTACAAAATTATTTGCTGTGGATACAGAAGTGAGTATTCAAGTGAAACCTTTTAACATACATATTATGAAAAAAGGCGGTGTAATAAGTGAATAA
- a CDS encoding helix-turn-helix domain-containing protein yields the protein MKIGQKIKRLRMQKGLTQEELADRSELSKGFISQLERDLTSPSIASLIDILQCLGSNLKDFFNDIKDEQVVFKKSDYFIKNDVELKNEIQWIIPNAQKNSMEPILLNLEPGGSTLPDYPHEGEEFGYVLNGSIAIHIGSEIYKAKKGESFYFVPDKTHFVENTGKIVASLIWVSSPPSF from the coding sequence ATGAAGATAGGACAAAAAATAAAACGTTTAAGAATGCAAAAAGGATTAACCCAAGAAGAGCTTGCAGATCGTTCGGAATTGTCAAAAGGCTTTATTTCCCAATTAGAAAGGGATTTGACATCTCCTTCTATTGCGAGTCTTATTGATATTTTACAATGTCTTGGCTCTAATCTAAAAGATTTCTTTAATGATATAAAAGACGAACAGGTAGTTTTTAAAAAATCGGATTACTTTATAAAAAATGATGTTGAACTAAAAAATGAAATACAATGGATTATTCCAAATGCTCAAAAAAACAGTATGGAACCAATCCTTTTGAATCTTGAGCCAGGGGGATCAACATTACCAGATTATCCACATGAAGGAGAAGAGTTTGGTTATGTATTAAATGGAAGTATCGCCATACACATAGGTAGTGAGATATATAAAGCAAAAAAAGGGGAATCTTTTTATTTTGTGCCTGATAAAACCCACTTTGTAGAAAATACAGGTAAGATTGTGGCAAGTTTGATTTGGGTAAGTTCTCCACCAAGTTTCTAG
- the htpG gene encoding molecular chaperone HtpG → MINENGSLSIHSENIFPIIKKWLYSDHDIFVRELISNACDAITKLKKLDIMGEYTIPDNTHFKVEVKLNENNKTIQIIDNGLGMTADEIKQYINQIAFSGAEDFLNKYKDKANQEQIIGHFGLGFYSAFMVADTVTIDTLSYVDGATPVKWECDGGTEFTLSEGTRTERGTTITLHIGDEGKEFLREYPLKSTIEKYCSFMPYDIFFINENEEETKKETDTKEETEEPQPLNDTNPLWLKHPNDCTEEEYKAFYRKVFMDFKEPLFWIHLNMDYPFNLKGILFFPKINNEYENMEGRIKLFNNQVFVADNIKEVIPEFLLLLKGVIDCPDLPLNVSRSFLQNDGFVRKISDYITKKVADKLTGLYKTENESFIKYWDDIHPFVKFGSLKDDKFYSKVKDILIYKSIYGEYISIKDYIEKNKEKNKDKVFYVTDEQQQSQYIELFKQNEMDAIILSHSIDQPFISHIESQEKDVKFARIDSDLSDSLKEDSNEEELKPATETLENLFRKALANENLKVKVESLKNIDLSSMIILSEESRRMQEMSKMYGFAGLGGNMPSDETLVLNKKNSLVQYLLDNNTNETKLEDITMICEQLYDLALLSHKPLQPEAMTKFIKRSNALLSRLAL, encoded by the coding sequence ATGATTAATGAAAATGGAAGTTTATCAATTCATAGCGAAAATATTTTTCCAATTATAAAGAAATGGTTGTACTCTGATCATGATATTTTTGTTAGAGAGCTTATTTCAAATGCTTGTGACGCAATTACAAAATTAAAAAAACTAGATATAATGGGTGAATACACAATACCTGATAACACCCACTTTAAAGTTGAAGTAAAGCTTAACGAAAATAACAAAACCATACAAATCATTGATAATGGTCTTGGTATGACTGCTGATGAAATCAAACAATATATCAATCAAATTGCTTTTTCAGGAGCAGAAGATTTCTTAAATAAATACAAAGACAAAGCAAATCAAGAACAAATCATTGGACATTTTGGATTAGGTTTTTATTCAGCATTTATGGTTGCTGACACTGTTACAATTGACACTCTATCATATGTAGATGGTGCAACACCTGTTAAATGGGAATGTGATGGGGGTACAGAATTCACTTTAAGTGAAGGCACACGTACTGAAAGAGGTACAACAATTACCTTACATATAGGTGATGAAGGAAAAGAATTCCTTAGAGAGTACCCACTAAAATCAACCATAGAAAAATACTGTTCTTTTATGCCTTATGATATTTTCTTTATTAATGAAAATGAAGAGGAAACTAAAAAAGAAACAGATACTAAAGAAGAAACAGAAGAACCACAACCTTTAAATGATACAAACCCATTATGGTTAAAGCATCCAAATGATTGTACTGAAGAAGAATACAAAGCATTTTACAGAAAAGTATTTATGGACTTTAAAGAGCCTTTATTCTGGATTCACCTTAATATGGATTATCCATTTAACCTTAAAGGTATTCTATTCTTCCCAAAAATCAATAATGAATATGAGAATATGGAAGGAAGAATCAAACTCTTTAACAACCAAGTTTTCGTAGCAGATAATATTAAAGAAGTCATTCCTGAGTTTTTACTTCTATTAAAAGGAGTAATTGATTGTCCTGACTTACCACTTAATGTATCAAGAAGCTTTTTACAAAATGATGGTTTTGTAAGAAAAATATCTGATTACATTACTAAAAAAGTAGCAGACAAATTAACTGGATTGTATAAAACTGAGAATGAAAGCTTTATAAAATACTGGGATGATATTCACCCATTTGTAAAGTTCGGTTCATTAAAAGACGATAAATTCTACTCTAAAGTAAAAGATATTCTAATTTACAAAAGTATTTATGGTGAATATATCTCTATTAAAGACTATATTGAGAAAAACAAAGAAAAGAATAAAGACAAAGTATTCTATGTAACAGACGAACAACAACAATCTCAATATATAGAATTGTTTAAGCAAAATGAAATGGATGCTATAATTCTTAGCCATTCCATTGACCAACCATTTATCAGTCATATAGAGTCACAAGAAAAAGATGTGAAATTTGCACGTATTGACTCTGATTTATCCGATTCCTTAAAAGAAGACTCTAATGAAGAAGAATTAAAACCTGCAACAGAAACATTGGAGAATTTATTTAGAAAAGCATTGGCAAATGAAAATCTGAAAGTTAAAGTAGAATCCTTGAAAAACATAGACCTTTCTTCAATGATCATCTTATCTGAAGAATCAAGACGTATGCAAGAAATGAGTAAGATGTATGGCTTTGCTGGTTTGGGTGGCAATATGCCAAGTGATGAAACATTGGTTTTAAATAAAAAGAATTCACTAGTACAATATTTACTAGATAACAACACTAACGAAACAAAGCTAGAAGATATTACTATGATTTGTGAGCAATTATACGATCTAGCACTTCTTAGCCATAAGCCTTTACAACCAGAAGCGATGACTAAGTTTATAAAAAGAAGCAATGCGTTATTGTCTAGATTAGCATTATAA
- a CDS encoding DUF1648 domain-containing protein — protein MKKKYRILDFLVFLPLILILVAIPFLPDQVPMHFNLSGEITRIGSKYESFILVGITMAMGVFLKFTGKNAAKKEEFSNEKVSIITGIGIMIWFNGMIISFLYRAFNYANENLPDMDIQRLMFIFFGVALIVIGNIMPKGKLNTLIGIRTKWSMANEKAWFLSQRFGGIVLFLFGIIIIIGNVFFFSGFGSVIFSLGCLILATIITVVFSYIAYKKTL, from the coding sequence TTGAAAAAGAAATATAGAATATTGGATTTTTTAGTTTTTTTACCTTTAATCCTAATCCTTGTTGCGATACCTTTTTTACCAGATCAAGTGCCGATGCATTTTAATTTATCAGGTGAAATAACTCGGATAGGTAGTAAGTATGAATCATTTATATTGGTTGGAATAACAATGGCAATGGGTGTTTTTCTAAAATTTACAGGGAAAAATGCAGCTAAGAAGGAAGAGTTCTCTAATGAGAAAGTATCTATTATTACTGGCATTGGTATAATGATTTGGTTTAATGGGATGATCATATCTTTTTTATATAGAGCATTTAATTATGCCAATGAGAATCTACCTGATATGGACATTCAGAGATTAATGTTTATTTTCTTTGGGGTAGCATTAATTGTTATTGGTAATATTATGCCAAAAGGAAAATTAAACACATTAATTGGTATAAGAACAAAATGGAGTATGGCCAATGAAAAAGCCTGGTTTCTAAGTCAGCGATTTGGAGGAATTGTGCTATTCTTATTTGGAATCATTATTATAATAGGAAATGTATTTTTCTTTAGTGGTTTTGGAAGTGTCATCTTTTCTCTTGGTTGTTTAATATTAGCAACCATTATTACAGTTGTTTTTAGTTATATCGCTTACAAGAAAACATTATAA
- a CDS encoding autorepressor SdpR family transcription factor, translated as MGFPETFKALSDPIRREILLLLRKGKLSAGEIGQHFEVTGAAISYHMNQLKKADLVYETKYKNYIYYELNTSVFEEMLLWFEQFRG; from the coding sequence TTGGGATTTCCAGAAACATTTAAAGCGTTATCAGATCCCATTAGAAGAGAGATTTTACTTTTGCTAAGAAAAGGGAAGTTATCTGCAGGTGAAATAGGACAGCATTTTGAAGTGACAGGGGCAGCCATATCTTACCATATGAATCAATTAAAGAAAGCAGATTTGGTTTATGAAACAAAGTATAAGAATTATATTTATTATGAACTGAATACATCTGTATTTGAAGAGATGTTACTTTGGTTTGAACAATTTAGGGGGTAG